A window of the Cystobacter fuscus genome harbors these coding sequences:
- a CDS encoding GntR family transcriptional regulator, translating into MSIHQSGVEVLDRDALSNDLPLPLYLQLARYLRGQIVSGRFGHRDALPGEREMAERFSVSRVTVRKAIKELLDEGLLQQRQGVGTFVTRGSSPYVEQRLSTLTSFSEDMSSRGLTAGSVWLNRTVTVATPEETLALGLSPGATVSRMQRLRTANGNAMALEMAVIPTRFLADPQDVQGSLYETLRRKGFTPHRALQRLSAIRLPAEQAEQLGVPEGSAALYIERRTLLEDGTPLEFVRSQYRGDAYDFIVELNLAAPAREVNR; encoded by the coding sequence ATGTCGATTCATCAGAGCGGAGTGGAAGTCCTCGATCGGGACGCGCTGTCCAACGACCTGCCGCTGCCGCTCTACCTCCAGCTCGCGCGCTACCTGCGGGGGCAGATCGTCAGCGGCCGGTTCGGCCATCGGGACGCGCTGCCCGGCGAGCGGGAGATGGCGGAGCGCTTCAGCGTGTCGCGCGTCACGGTGCGCAAGGCGATCAAGGAGTTGCTGGACGAGGGGCTGCTGCAACAGCGCCAGGGCGTGGGCACCTTCGTCACCCGCGGCTCCAGCCCCTATGTGGAGCAGCGCCTGTCCACCCTGACCAGCTTCTCCGAGGACATGAGCTCGCGAGGCCTCACCGCGGGCTCGGTGTGGCTCAATCGCACGGTGACGGTAGCGACCCCCGAGGAGACCCTGGCCCTCGGGCTGAGCCCGGGCGCCACCGTCAGCCGCATGCAGCGCCTGCGCACCGCCAACGGCAACGCCATGGCCCTGGAGATGGCGGTCATCCCCACGCGCTTCCTGGCCGACCCCCAGGATGTCCAGGGCTCGCTCTATGAAACGCTCCGGCGCAAGGGCTTCACCCCCCACCGCGCCCTGCAGCGTCTGTCCGCCATCAGGCTGCCCGCCGAACAGGCCGAACAGCTCGGAGTGCCCGAGGGCTCCGCCGCCCTCTACATCGAGCGGCGGACGCTGCTCGAGGACGGCACCCCGCTGGAGTTCGTCCGCTCCCAATACCGGGGCGACGCCTACGACTTCATCGTCGAATTGAACCTGGCCGCCCCGGCCCGAGAGGTGAACCGATGA
- a CDS encoding N-acetylmuramic acid 6-phosphate etherase, with translation MKETEAAARRFQGLDGWGTAEVLETLWGGQSRAVAACLPALPALGRAVDAARARLAGTQGRLIYAGAGSAGALAALDALELPGTFGWPSTRLSVLLAGGLDLARGLDAGAEDDAGTGRARVAELHPGPTDVVLGVSASGGSAFTVGVVEEARRRGALTVAIASVEGSPLVAAAEHVVVVHTGAEVIAGSTRLGAGTAQKVVLNLFSTAVMTGLGLVFDNMMCNVRPENAKLRQRCVTIISHIAGVGEPAAADALARHGDIPRAVLGLAGLSPADADQALVRSGGNLRAALESASKEKGETCPR, from the coding sequence ATGAAGGAGACGGAAGCGGCGGCCCGGCGATTCCAGGGGCTGGATGGCTGGGGGACCGCGGAGGTGCTCGAGACGCTGTGGGGCGGTCAGTCGCGGGCGGTGGCCGCCTGCCTGCCCGCGCTGCCCGCGTTGGGGCGGGCCGTGGATGCGGCCCGGGCGCGGTTGGCGGGCACCCAGGGACGGTTGATCTACGCGGGAGCCGGCTCGGCGGGTGCGCTCGCGGCGCTGGATGCCCTGGAGCTGCCCGGAACGTTTGGCTGGCCGTCGACCCGGCTCTCGGTCCTGCTGGCCGGAGGGTTGGACCTCGCGCGCGGCCTGGACGCGGGGGCCGAGGACGACGCGGGCACGGGCCGCGCCCGGGTGGCGGAGCTGCACCCCGGTCCGACGGACGTGGTGCTGGGGGTCTCCGCCAGTGGCGGCAGTGCCTTCACCGTGGGCGTGGTGGAGGAGGCCCGGCGCCGGGGTGCCCTGACGGTGGCCATCGCCAGCGTGGAGGGCTCGCCGCTGGTGGCCGCCGCGGAGCACGTGGTGGTCGTGCACACGGGGGCGGAGGTGATCGCCGGCTCCACCCGGCTGGGCGCGGGAACGGCCCAGAAGGTGGTGCTCAACCTCTTCTCCACGGCCGTCATGACGGGCCTGGGCCTCGTCTTCGACAACATGATGTGCAACGTGCGGCCGGAGAACGCGAAGCTGCGCCAGCGCTGCGTCACCATCATTTCCCACATCGCCGGAGTCGGGGAGCCCGCCGCCGCGGACGCGCTCGCCCGCCACGGAGACATCCCCCGCGCCGTCCTCGGACTCGCGGGCCTGTCCCCGGCCGATGCCGATCAAGCCCTCGTTCGCTCGGGGGGTAACCTGCGCGCCGCTCTGGAGAGCGCATCCAAGGAG
- a CDS encoding SIS domain-containing protein, producing the protein MSLTPQAVHPVVPQVPAMAREAAQAADAARQQITRCAGTFAELGERLRQHPPRFIITCARGSSDHAASYGKYLIETTLGRAVASVGPSVASVYNTPLDWKDSLFIAVSQSGRSPDLLRLTEAAREAGALVVGFVNHEDSPLMRMCDVGIPLCAGPEQSVAATKSYLLSGLAFLQLVAHWSREPELRDAVTRLPEALEAARALDWSPALLRLADARGLYVLGRGIGLGAALEMALKFKETCRLHAEAFSTAEVLHGPLALVGPGFPVLALGQEDNSAGSTRDVVRRLVELGAEVRSVLDVPGTEALPSVPGIPTAIAPLCQVQSFYMAVHRLAVARRLDPDAPPHLRKVTETV; encoded by the coding sequence ATGAGCCTCACTCCCCAAGCCGTCCATCCCGTGGTCCCGCAGGTGCCCGCCATGGCACGCGAGGCCGCCCAGGCCGCGGACGCCGCGCGCCAGCAGATTACCCGCTGCGCGGGCACCTTCGCCGAGCTGGGCGAGCGGCTGCGTCAGCACCCGCCCCGCTTCATCATCACCTGCGCGCGCGGCAGCTCCGACCACGCGGCCAGCTATGGCAAGTACCTCATCGAGACCACGCTGGGCCGCGCCGTGGCCTCGGTGGGGCCGAGCGTGGCGTCCGTCTACAACACCCCACTGGACTGGAAGGACAGCCTCTTCATCGCCGTGTCGCAGTCGGGCCGCAGCCCGGACCTGCTGCGGCTGACGGAAGCGGCGCGCGAGGCGGGCGCGCTCGTCGTCGGCTTCGTCAACCACGAGGACTCCCCGCTCATGCGCATGTGCGACGTGGGCATTCCGCTGTGCGCCGGCCCCGAGCAGAGCGTGGCCGCCACCAAGTCCTATCTGCTCTCCGGCCTCGCGTTCCTGCAGCTCGTGGCGCACTGGTCCCGTGAGCCGGAGCTGCGCGACGCGGTGACCCGGCTCCCCGAGGCCCTGGAGGCGGCGCGCGCGCTCGACTGGTCTCCCGCGCTCCTGCGGCTCGCCGACGCGCGCGGCCTGTACGTGCTCGGACGCGGCATCGGCCTGGGCGCCGCCCTGGAGATGGCGCTCAAGTTCAAGGAGACGTGCCGGCTGCACGCCGAGGCCTTCAGCACCGCCGAGGTGCTCCACGGCCCGCTGGCCCTGGTGGGCCCCGGCTTCCCCGTGCTGGCGCTCGGCCAGGAGGACAACTCCGCGGGCAGCACCCGGGACGTGGTGCGCCGGCTCGTCGAGCTGGGCGCCGAGGTCCGCTCGGTGCTCGACGTACCCGGGACGGAAGCACTGCCGTCCGTCCCCGGCATCCCCACCGCCATCGCCCCCCTGTGCCAGGTGCAGAGCTTCTACATGGCGGTGCACCGGCTGGCCGTGGCGCGCCGGCTCGACCCGGACGCGCCCCCCCACCTGCGCAAAGTGACGGAGACCGTGTGA
- a CDS encoding SDR family oxidoreductase, with protein sequence MEIQGKVVAITGASSGIGEATARRLAAQGARVVVGARRTARLEALVEDIRRQGGEAAYRQFDVTRREDVRSFVGFAVERFGRLDVLVNNAGVMPLSLMEHLKVEEWERMVDVNIKGVLYGIAAALPLFKAQGSGQFVNISSVGDRVVVPTSAVYCATKFAVRAISEGLRQEVGGSIRVTLVAPGVTESELAESISDPEMKRLAIEEIRKNIIPADAIARAIAFAIGQPADVDVNELVVRPTSQTF encoded by the coding sequence ATGGAAATCCAAGGCAAGGTCGTTGCAATCACGGGAGCGTCGAGTGGGATTGGCGAGGCCACGGCTCGCAGACTCGCCGCGCAGGGGGCTCGGGTCGTCGTTGGCGCTCGGCGTACCGCGCGTCTCGAGGCGCTCGTCGAGGACATCCGCCGTCAGGGCGGCGAGGCCGCGTACCGGCAGTTCGACGTGACCCGCCGGGAGGACGTGCGGAGCTTCGTGGGGTTCGCCGTCGAGCGCTTCGGCCGGCTCGACGTGCTCGTCAACAACGCCGGCGTGATGCCGCTCTCCCTGATGGAGCACCTCAAGGTCGAGGAGTGGGAGCGCATGGTCGACGTCAACATCAAGGGCGTGCTCTACGGCATCGCCGCCGCGCTGCCGCTGTTCAAGGCGCAGGGCTCGGGGCAGTTCGTCAACATCAGCTCCGTGGGCGACCGCGTGGTGGTGCCGACCTCCGCGGTGTACTGCGCGACGAAGTTCGCCGTCCGGGCCATTTCCGAGGGCTTGCGTCAGGAGGTCGGCGGCTCCATCCGCGTCACGCTCGTGGCTCCCGGCGTGACCGAGTCGGAGCTGGCGGAGTCGATCTCGGATCCAGAGATGAAGCGCTTGGCGATCGAGGAGATCCGCAAGAACATCATCCCCGCGGACGCCATCGCCCGCGCGATTGCCTTCGCCATCGGCCAGCCCGCGGATGTCGACGTCAATGAACTCGTCGTCCGGCCCACGAGCCAGACGTTCTGA
- the nagA gene encoding N-acetylglucosamine-6-phosphate deacetylase: MKRVLSGARVFTGEQFVDGHCVVLEDGHVAAVVPAPAAPTDAELVRLPGDALLVPGFIDTQVNGAGGVLFNDTPTVEAALAIAAASRRSGTTGLLPTFITDEQVKMQRACEATLEAMARPTSGVLGIHLEGPFISGDRPGVHDPRFIRTPSPRDIDYLMALPERLATHSGRLLLTLAPERVEDGLLTRLASAGVLLAAGHTAAPYERTRDALRAGVRGFTHLFNAMPPLTNRQPGPALAAIESEEAWCGVIADGIHVHPSLLRMLVKSKPPGKVYLVTDAMPPVGTDARSFTLYGQTILRRDGRLVTENGTLAGADIDMMTAVRNCVRQLRLPLEDSLRMASLYPASFLGLEGQLGRIARGYRADLALLRPDLTVLATWVAGQAQWY, from the coding sequence ATGAAACGCGTGCTGAGTGGGGCCCGGGTCTTCACGGGCGAGCAATTCGTGGACGGCCACTGCGTGGTGCTCGAGGACGGGCACGTGGCCGCCGTGGTGCCGGCTCCAGCCGCGCCCACCGACGCCGAGCTGGTCCGGCTGCCCGGGGACGCGCTGCTGGTGCCCGGCTTCATCGACACCCAGGTCAACGGCGCGGGGGGCGTGCTGTTCAACGACACGCCCACCGTCGAGGCGGCGCTCGCCATCGCGGCGGCCTCACGTCGCTCGGGCACGACGGGACTGCTGCCCACCTTCATCACGGACGAGCAGGTGAAGATGCAGCGGGCGTGCGAGGCCACCCTCGAGGCCATGGCCCGTCCCACCAGCGGCGTGCTCGGCATCCACCTGGAAGGCCCCTTCATCAGCGGCGACCGGCCCGGCGTGCATGACCCGCGCTTCATCCGCACGCCCTCTCCCCGGGACATCGACTACCTGATGGCGCTGCCGGAGCGGCTCGCCACCCACTCGGGCCGGCTATTGCTGACGCTGGCGCCCGAGCGCGTGGAGGACGGCCTCCTCACACGGCTCGCCTCGGCGGGAGTGCTGCTCGCGGCGGGCCACACGGCGGCGCCCTACGAGCGCACCCGCGATGCCCTGCGCGCGGGCGTGCGCGGCTTCACCCACCTGTTCAACGCCATGCCGCCCTTGACCAACCGCCAGCCAGGCCCCGCCCTGGCCGCGATCGAGTCCGAGGAGGCCTGGTGCGGCGTCATCGCCGATGGCATCCACGTCCACCCGTCGCTGCTGCGCATGCTCGTGAAGAGCAAGCCGCCCGGCAAGGTGTACCTGGTGACGGACGCCATGCCGCCGGTGGGCACCGACGCGCGCTCCTTCACCCTCTATGGGCAGACCATCCTGCGCCGGGACGGGCGGCTGGTGACGGAGAACGGCACCCTGGCCGGCGCCGACATCGACATGATGACGGCGGTGCGCAACTGCGTGCGTCAGCTCCGGCTGCCCCTCGAGGACAGCCTGCGCATGGCCTCGCTCTACCCGGCGAGCTTCCTCGGACTGGAGGGACAGCTCGGACGGATCGCGCGGGGCTACCGCGCGGACCTCGCCCTGCTGCGGCCGGACCTCACCGTGCTCGCCACGTGGGTGGCGGGTCAGGCGCAGTGGTACTGA
- a CDS encoding LysR family transcriptional regulator: MAVDGKLLGGMGVLAAVVDAGSFIRAAESLGMTQSGVSRAVARLEQRVGVRLFDRTARAVSLTDEGRRFYEQVAPLLAGIEDAAATVSDAAGAVRGLLRVNVDSAFGHNVLAPRLGEFLARHPALSVELVVRDRIGDLVAEGLDMAVRFGEAEPSGLISRQLARSRVLTCASPEYIARHGRPKHPSELAQGRHECIRVRNPFTESYFEWEFQRGEEIIPVNVQGRLVVNDSGSLIGAMLSGHGIGQPFEFSVRDLLESGRLVKLLPTWSDERYPVYVYHRSRELPAARVRAFIDFLLEIAK; the protein is encoded by the coding sequence ATGGCCGTTGATGGAAAACTCCTGGGAGGCATGGGTGTTCTGGCCGCGGTGGTGGACGCGGGAAGCTTCATCCGAGCGGCGGAGAGCCTCGGCATGACGCAGTCGGGAGTGAGCCGCGCGGTGGCCCGGCTGGAGCAGCGTGTCGGGGTGCGGCTGTTCGATCGCACCGCGCGAGCCGTCAGCCTGACGGACGAGGGACGGCGCTTCTACGAGCAGGTGGCGCCCCTGCTCGCGGGCATCGAGGACGCCGCGGCGACGGTGTCCGACGCGGCGGGCGCGGTGCGGGGCCTGTTGCGCGTGAACGTCGACTCCGCCTTCGGCCATAACGTGCTCGCGCCTCGCCTGGGCGAATTCCTCGCGCGTCACCCGGCGCTGTCGGTGGAGCTGGTGGTGCGCGACCGCATCGGAGACCTGGTCGCCGAGGGATTGGACATGGCGGTGCGCTTCGGCGAGGCCGAGCCCTCGGGCCTCATCTCCCGCCAGCTCGCGCGCTCCCGGGTGCTGACCTGTGCCTCTCCCGAGTACATCGCACGGCATGGACGGCCCAAGCATCCGAGCGAGCTGGCCCAGGGCCGTCATGAATGCATCCGCGTCCGCAATCCCTTCACGGAGAGTTACTTCGAGTGGGAGTTCCAGCGCGGGGAGGAAATCATTCCCGTGAACGTCCAGGGACGACTCGTGGTGAATGACTCGGGCAGCCTCATTGGCGCCATGCTGAGCGGCCATGGCATCGGCCAACCCTTCGAGTTCAGTGTGCGCGACCTGCTCGAATCAGGACGGCTGGTGAAGTTGCTGCCCACCTGGTCGGACGAGAGGTATCCGGTCTACGTGTACCACCGCTCCCGTGAACTGCCCGCCGCCCGGGTGCGGGCCTTCATCGACTTCCTGTTGGAGATCGCGAAGTAA
- a CDS encoding sigma-70 family RNA polymerase sigma factor: MDTAHALEEHRAALTGHCYRMLGSAAEADDAVQETMVRAWRNLDRFEQRASLRTWLYRIATRVCLDALSENSRRIRPMETGPVGTVNDTLTSLPGSHWLEPIPDALAVPSDADPAERLMLRQSIRLAFVAALQHLPPKQRAVLLLTEVLGWSAAEAAESLDTSVASVNSALQRARATLATHDLTQARTPLSDAQSTLVDQYVEAFERYDVTALTQLLHQDATLSMPPYSLWLRGHEAISAWLLGRGSGCRGSRLVPTLACGSPAFGQYRPGSEPGQPHQPWALIVLELSGDRIAAMNSFLDTAALFPRFGLPMELAP, translated from the coding sequence ATGGACACCGCCCACGCCCTCGAGGAACACCGCGCCGCGCTGACCGGCCACTGCTACCGCATGCTGGGCTCCGCCGCCGAAGCCGATGACGCCGTCCAGGAGACGATGGTACGGGCATGGCGCAACCTGGACCGGTTCGAGCAGCGCGCGTCCCTGCGCACCTGGCTCTACCGCATCGCCACCCGCGTGTGCCTCGACGCGCTGAGCGAGAACTCGCGCCGCATTCGCCCCATGGAGACAGGGCCCGTGGGCACGGTGAATGACACCCTCACCTCGCTGCCGGGCTCGCATTGGCTCGAGCCCATTCCCGACGCGCTCGCCGTCCCCTCGGACGCGGACCCCGCCGAGCGCTTGATGCTGCGCCAGAGCATCCGTCTGGCCTTCGTGGCCGCGCTCCAACACCTGCCGCCCAAGCAGCGCGCGGTGCTGCTGTTGACCGAGGTCCTCGGCTGGTCCGCCGCCGAGGCCGCCGAGAGTCTCGACACCTCGGTTGCCTCGGTGAACAGCGCCCTCCAGCGGGCGCGGGCGACACTCGCCACGCACGATCTCACCCAGGCCCGCACGCCCTTGTCCGATGCGCAGTCCACGCTCGTGGATCAATACGTCGAAGCCTTCGAGCGGTATGACGTGACCGCGCTCACGCAATTGCTCCACCAGGACGCGACCCTCTCGATGCCGCCCTATTCGCTGTGGCTTCGCGGTCACGAGGCGATCAGTGCCTGGCTATTGGGGCGGGGCTCGGGCTGCCGTGGCTCCCGATTGGTGCCGACCTTGGCGTGTGGTTCGCCCGCCTTCGGACAGTACCGGCCGGGGAGCGAGCCGGGACAGCCCCACCAGCCGTGGGCGCTGATCGTGCTCGAACTCTCGGGTGACCGCATCGCCGCGATGAACTCGTTCCTGGACACGGCGGCGCTGTTCCCGCGCTTTGGCCTTCCCATGGAACTCGCACCGTAG